One Theropithecus gelada isolate Dixy chromosome 20, Tgel_1.0, whole genome shotgun sequence DNA segment encodes these proteins:
- the AKTIP gene encoding AKT-interacting protein isoform X2, with amino-acid sequence MNPFWSMSTSSVRKRSEGEEKTLTGDVKTSPPRTAPKKQLPSIPKNALPITKPTSPAPAAQSTNGTHASYGPFYLEYSLLAEFTLVVKQKLPGVYVQPSYRSALMWFGVIFIRHGLYQDGVFKFTVYIPDNYPDGDCPRLVFDIPVFHPLVDPTSGELDVKRAFAKWRRNHNHIWQVLMYARRVFYKIDTASPLNPEAAVLYEKDIQLFKSKVVDSVKVCTARLFDQPKIEDPYAISFSPWNPSVHDEAREKMLTQKKPEEQHNKSVHVAGLSWVKPGSVQPFSKEEKTVAT; translated from the exons ATGAACCCTTTCTGGAGCATGTCTACAAGCTCTGTACGCAAA CGATCTGAAGGTGAAGAGAAGACATTAACAGGGGACGTGAAAACCAGTCCTCCACGAACTGCACCAAAGAAACAGCTGCCTTCTATTCCCAAAAATGCTTTGCCCATAACTAAGCCTACGTCTCCTGCCCCAGCAGCACAGTCAACAAATGGCACGCATGCGTCCTATGGACCCTTCTACCTGGAATACTCTCTTCTTGCAGAATT TACCTTGGTTGTGAAGCAGAAGCTACCAGGCGTCTATGTGCAGCCATCTTACCGCTCTGCATTAA TGTGGTTTGGAGTAATATTCATACGACATGGACTTTACCAAGATGGCGTATTTAAGTTTACAGTTTACATCCCTGATAACTATCCAGATGGTGACTGTCCG cGCTTGGTGTTCGATATTCCCGTTTTTCACCCGCTAGTTGATCCCACCTCAGGTGAGCTGGATGTGAAGAGAGCATTTGCAAAATGGAG GCGGAACCATAATCATATTTGGCAGGTATTAATGTATGCAAGGAGAGTTTTCTACAAGATTGATACAGCAAGCCCCCTGAACCCAGAGGCTGCAGTACT GTATGAAAAAGatattcagctttttaaaagtaaagttgTTGACAGTGTTAAGGTGTGCACTGCTCGTTTGTTTGACCAACCTAAAATAGAAGACCCCTATGCAATTAG CTTTTCTCCATGGAATCCTTCTGTACATGATGAAGCCAGAGAAAAGATGCTGACTCAGAAA AAGCCTGAAGAACAGCACAATAAAAGTGTTCATGTTGCTGGCCTGTCATGGGTAAAGCCTGGCTCAGTACAGCCTTTcagtaaagaagagaaaacagtggCGACTTAA
- the AKTIP gene encoding AKT-interacting protein isoform X1 translates to MNPFWSMSTSSVRKRSEGEEKTLTGDVKTSPPRTAPKKQLPSIPKNALPITKPTSPAPAAQSTNGTHASYGPFYLEYSLLAEFTLVVKQKLPGVYVQPSYRSALMWFGVIFIRHGLYQDGVFKFTVYIPDNYPDGDCPRLVFDIPVFHPLVDPTSGELDVKRAFAKWRRNHNHIWQVLMYARRVFYKIDTASPLNPEAAVLYEKDIQLFKSKVVDSVKVCTARLFDQPKIEDPYAISFSPWNPSVHDEAREKMLTQKKKPEEQHNKSVHVAGLSWVKPGSVQPFSKEEKTVAT, encoded by the exons ATGAACCCTTTCTGGAGCATGTCTACAAGCTCTGTACGCAAA CGATCTGAAGGTGAAGAGAAGACATTAACAGGGGACGTGAAAACCAGTCCTCCACGAACTGCACCAAAGAAACAGCTGCCTTCTATTCCCAAAAATGCTTTGCCCATAACTAAGCCTACGTCTCCTGCCCCAGCAGCACAGTCAACAAATGGCACGCATGCGTCCTATGGACCCTTCTACCTGGAATACTCTCTTCTTGCAGAATT TACCTTGGTTGTGAAGCAGAAGCTACCAGGCGTCTATGTGCAGCCATCTTACCGCTCTGCATTAA TGTGGTTTGGAGTAATATTCATACGACATGGACTTTACCAAGATGGCGTATTTAAGTTTACAGTTTACATCCCTGATAACTATCCAGATGGTGACTGTCCG cGCTTGGTGTTCGATATTCCCGTTTTTCACCCGCTAGTTGATCCCACCTCAGGTGAGCTGGATGTGAAGAGAGCATTTGCAAAATGGAG GCGGAACCATAATCATATTTGGCAGGTATTAATGTATGCAAGGAGAGTTTTCTACAAGATTGATACAGCAAGCCCCCTGAACCCAGAGGCTGCAGTACT GTATGAAAAAGatattcagctttttaaaagtaaagttgTTGACAGTGTTAAGGTGTGCACTGCTCGTTTGTTTGACCAACCTAAAATAGAAGACCCCTATGCAATTAG CTTTTCTCCATGGAATCCTTCTGTACATGATGAAGCCAGAGAAAAGATGCTGACTCAGAAA AAGAAGCCTGAAGAACAGCACAATAAAAGTGTTCATGTTGCTGGCCTGTCATGGGTAAAGCCTGGCTCAGTACAGCCTTTcagtaaagaagagaaaacagtggCGACTTAA